A region of Brevundimonas sp. NIBR10 DNA encodes the following proteins:
- a CDS encoding carboxyl transferase domain-containing protein gives MPRLTSSIDPNSAAFKALDAHNRALNAELREKVARAGRGGSDASRDRHVSRGKLLPRDRVERLLDPGSPFLEIGQLAANGMYGDAKDPDGAPGAGMICGIGRVSGREVMIVCNDPTVKGGAYFPMTVKKHLRAQEIAEQNELPCVYLVDSGGANLPHQAEVFPDREHFGRIFFNQARMSAKSIPQIACVMGSCTAGGAYVPAMSDETVIVRNQGTIFLAGPPLVKAATGEVISAEDLGGAETHSRKSGVVDHVAENDEHALQIVRDIVASLNTVKTVSIDVREPRAPAFDAEELYGLIPDDVRAPYDVREVIARITDGSEFEEFKALYGTTLVCGFARIWGYPVAILANNGVLFSESAQKGAHFIELACKRKIPLLFLQNISGFMVGGKYEAEGIAKHGAKLVTAVACAAVPKITVLIGGSFGAGNYGMCGRAYSPRFLFTWPNSRISVMGGEQAAAVLATVHRDADSWTPEQAEAFKAPVRQKYEDEGNPYYATARLWDDGIIDPAQTRDVLGLAISATLNAPIPDTVFGVFRM, from the coding sequence ATGCCCCGCCTGACCTCCTCGATCGATCCGAACAGCGCGGCCTTCAAGGCGCTCGACGCCCACAATCGCGCGCTCAACGCCGAACTGCGCGAGAAGGTCGCCAGGGCCGGGCGGGGCGGATCCGATGCGTCGCGCGACCGCCACGTCTCGCGCGGCAAGCTGTTGCCACGGGACCGGGTCGAACGGCTGCTGGACCCCGGCTCGCCGTTTCTGGAGATCGGCCAGCTGGCGGCCAATGGCATGTATGGCGATGCGAAGGACCCCGACGGGGCTCCCGGCGCCGGGATGATCTGCGGCATCGGACGGGTGTCGGGCCGCGAGGTCATGATCGTCTGCAACGACCCGACGGTGAAGGGCGGCGCATACTTCCCCATGACGGTGAAGAAGCATCTGCGGGCCCAGGAGATCGCCGAGCAGAACGAACTGCCGTGCGTCTATCTGGTCGATTCCGGTGGGGCCAACCTGCCGCACCAGGCCGAGGTGTTTCCCGACCGCGAACATTTCGGGCGCATCTTCTTCAACCAGGCCCGGATGTCGGCGAAGTCGATCCCCCAGATCGCCTGCGTCATGGGGTCGTGTACGGCCGGCGGGGCCTATGTGCCCGCCATGTCCGACGAGACGGTGATCGTCAGGAATCAAGGCACCATCTTCCTGGCTGGCCCGCCGCTGGTGAAGGCCGCGACCGGCGAGGTGATCTCGGCCGAGGACCTGGGCGGGGCCGAGACCCATTCGCGCAAATCGGGCGTCGTCGATCACGTTGCCGAGAACGACGAGCACGCGCTCCAGATCGTGCGCGACATCGTGGCGTCGCTGAACACCGTCAAGACCGTCTCCATCGACGTCCGCGAACCCCGTGCCCCCGCCTTCGATGCGGAGGAACTGTACGGCCTGATCCCCGACGACGTGCGGGCTCCCTATGACGTGCGCGAGGTCATCGCCCGGATCACCGACGGCTCGGAGTTCGAGGAGTTCAAGGCCTTGTACGGCACGACCCTGGTGTGCGGGTTCGCGCGCATCTGGGGCTATCCGGTCGCCATCCTGGCCAACAACGGGGTTCTGTTCAGCGAGAGCGCGCAGAAGGGGGCGCACTTCATCGAACTGGCCTGCAAGCGCAAGATTCCGCTGCTGTTCCTGCAGAACATCTCGGGCTTCATGGTCGGCGGCAAGTACGAGGCCGAGGGCATCGCCAAGCACGGTGCCAAGCTGGTCACCGCCGTCGCCTGCGCCGCCGTGCCCAAGATCACCGTCCTGATCGGTGGCAGCTTCGGCGCCGGCAACTACGGCATGTGCGGCCGGGCCTATTCGCCGCGCTTCCTGTTCACCTGGCCGAACTCCAGGATCAGCGTCATGGGCGGCGAACAGGCGGCCGCCGTCCTGGCCACCGTCCACCGCGACGCCGACAGCTGGACCCCTGAACAGGCCGAAGCGTTCAAGGCCCCGGTCCGCCAGAAATACGAGGACGAGGGCAACCCATACTACGCCACCGCCCGCCTGTGGGACGACGGCATCATCGACCCCGCCCAGACCCGCGACGTCCTCGGCCTCGCGATTTCCGCCACGCTCAATGCCCCGATCCCGGACACGGTGTTCGGCGTGTTCAGGATGTAG
- a CDS encoding isovaleryl-CoA dehydrogenase, protein MSIPFAPQSMEFGLGENADMIRETTARWAADRLAPRAAEIDETNKFARDLWPEMGELGLHGITVEEEYGGLGMGYLEHVVAMEEVSRASASIGLSYGAHSNLCVNQIRRWGNEEQKAKYLPKLISGEHLGSLAMSEAGSGSDVMSMRTKADARGDRYILNGTKFWITNSPTADTLVVYARTGDGNGGVTAFLIERGMKGFSVSKKLDKMGMRGSDTAELVFEDCEVPAENVMGAPGQGAAILMSGLDYERAVLSGGPLGIMQAALDVVLPYLRDRKQFGKPIGSFQLMQAKVADMYVALNSARAYVYAVARACDQGKTTRYDAAGAILLASENAVKVSLEAVQALGGAGYTKEWPVERLVRDAKLYDIGAGTNEIRRFLIGRELLGS, encoded by the coding sequence ATGAGCATTCCCTTCGCCCCGCAGTCCATGGAGTTCGGCCTCGGCGAGAACGCCGACATGATCCGGGAGACGACCGCCCGCTGGGCCGCCGACCGGCTGGCACCGCGCGCCGCAGAGATCGACGAGACCAACAAATTCGCCCGCGACCTGTGGCCCGAGATGGGTGAGTTGGGGCTGCACGGGATTACGGTCGAGGAGGAGTACGGCGGGCTGGGGATGGGCTATCTCGAGCACGTCGTGGCGATGGAGGAGGTGTCGCGGGCCTCGGCCTCAATCGGGCTGAGCTACGGGGCTCACTCCAACCTGTGCGTCAACCAGATCCGGCGGTGGGGCAATGAGGAGCAGAAGGCGAAATATCTGCCCAAGCTGATCTCCGGCGAACATCTGGGGTCGCTGGCCATGTCGGAGGCCGGCTCGGGCTCCGACGTCATGTCGATGCGGACGAAGGCTGATGCGCGGGGCGACCGCTACATCCTGAACGGCACGAAATTCTGGATCACCAACTCGCCGACCGCCGACACCCTGGTCGTCTATGCCCGTACCGGCGACGGTAACGGCGGGGTCACCGCCTTCCTGATTGAGCGCGGGATGAAGGGCTTCAGCGTCTCCAAGAAGCTGGACAAGATGGGCATGCGCGGGTCCGACACGGCCGAGCTGGTGTTCGAGGATTGCGAAGTCCCGGCCGAGAACGTCATGGGAGCGCCGGGCCAGGGGGCGGCCATCCTGATGAGCGGTCTGGACTATGAGCGGGCGGTGCTGTCGGGCGGACCGCTGGGCATCATGCAGGCGGCGCTGGATGTGGTGCTGCCCTACCTGCGGGACAGGAAACAGTTCGGCAAACCCATCGGTTCGTTCCAGCTGATGCAGGCCAAGGTCGCCGACATGTATGTCGCTCTGAACTCGGCCCGCGCCTATGTCTACGCCGTCGCCCGCGCCTGCGATCAGGGCAAAACCACGCGGTATGACGCGGCGGGAGCGATCCTGCTGGCGTCCGAGAACGCGGTGAAGGTGTCGCTGGAGGCGGTGCAGGCTCTGGGCGGCGCAGGCTATACGAAGGAATGGCCCGTCGAACGCCTCGTCCGCGACGCCAAGCTGTATGACATCGGCGCGGGGACGAATGAGATCCGCCGCTTCCTGATCGGCCGCGAATTGCTGGGAAGCTGA
- the msrB gene encoding peptide-methionine (R)-S-oxide reductase MsrB: MTDTSTIPTPLRSASGYDLTPPSEGQRVALEADLNAEEKRVLLSHGTEAPFCGVLLGEKRPGVFCCRECGLPLFKATTKFESGTGWPSFTQPVDEAHVTAIVDRSYGMTRTETTCARCGSHQGHVFPDGPPPTGLRYCINSVALTFVEEGQPLPDPLRRGDGNA, translated from the coding sequence ATGACCGACACATCGACCATCCCGACCCCGCTGCGTTCCGCCTCCGGCTATGACCTGACCCCGCCGTCGGAGGGCCAGCGCGTCGCGCTTGAGGCCGACCTGAATGCCGAGGAGAAGCGCGTCCTCCTGTCCCACGGCACCGAGGCACCCTTCTGTGGCGTGCTGCTGGGCGAGAAGCGGCCCGGCGTCTTCTGCTGCCGCGAATGCGGCCTGCCGCTGTTCAAGGCCACGACCAAGTTCGAGAGCGGCACCGGGTGGCCCAGCTTCACCCAGCCGGTGGACGAGGCGCATGTCACCGCCATCGTCGATCGCTCCTACGGCATGACCCGGACCGAAACGACCTGCGCGCGCTGTGGCAGCCATCAGGGCCATGTCTTTCCCGACGGTCCGCCGCCGACCGGCCTGCGCTACTGTATCAACTCCGTTGCCCTGACCTTCGTCGAGGAGGGCCAGCCTTTGCCCGATCCGTTGCGGCGCGGAGACGGAAACGCCTGA
- the lipB gene encoding lipoyl(octanoyl) transferase LipB, which translates to MLADPLSPAGIRLQRDDGRPVEWAVSTGLIGYEDAVAAMEARVATIAAGEASELIWLLEHPPLYTGGVSAKDGDLLDAQRFPVHRSGRGGQYTYHGPGQRVAYVMLDLNARGRDIRRLVRALEQWLIDGLATFGVEAGVRDGRVGVWVERKGAGWSREDKIAAIGVKVRKWVTFHGISLNVEPDLDHFGGIVPCGITDHGVTSLVDLGVLATMDEADAALKGAFLTIFGPVTPAMPPV; encoded by the coding sequence ATGCTTGCCGACCCGTTAAGCCCCGCCGGAATTCGGCTCCAACGTGATGACGGCCGACCCGTCGAATGGGCGGTTTCGACCGGCCTGATCGGCTATGAAGATGCCGTCGCGGCCATGGAGGCGCGGGTCGCGACGATCGCGGCGGGCGAGGCGTCCGAACTGATCTGGCTGCTGGAGCACCCCCCCCTCTATACCGGCGGGGTTTCGGCGAAGGACGGTGACCTGCTGGATGCGCAGCGGTTTCCGGTTCACCGGTCGGGACGCGGTGGACAATATACCTACCACGGGCCGGGCCAGCGGGTTGCCTATGTGATGCTGGACCTGAACGCCCGTGGTCGCGACATCCGCCGGCTGGTGCGGGCCCTGGAGCAGTGGCTGATCGACGGCCTGGCGACCTTCGGCGTCGAGGCCGGGGTGCGTGACGGCCGCGTCGGGGTCTGGGTCGAGCGCAAAGGGGCCGGGTGGTCGCGCGAGGACAAGATCGCCGCCATCGGCGTCAAGGTCAGGAAATGGGTGACCTTCCACGGGATCAGCCTGAACGTGGAGCCCGACCTCGATCATTTCGGCGGCATCGTGCCGTGCGGGATCACCGATCACGGGGTGACCAGTCTGGTCGACCTCGGCGTCCTGGCCACGATGGACGAGGCGGATGCGGCGTTGAAGGGTGCGTTCCTCACCATCTTCGGCCCCGTGACACCGGCCATGCCGCCGGTTTGA
- a CDS encoding FliM/FliN family flagellar motor switch protein: protein MSQIDAVDVEISVVLGRSVLPMSQLLRMGRGAVIPLDASEHDEVWILANNHPVARGEIEIRDDRIAITVTRAADVYDFMAGAA, encoded by the coding sequence TTGAGCCAGATTGACGCCGTCGATGTCGAGATTTCCGTCGTGCTGGGCCGATCGGTCCTGCCGATGTCGCAGCTGTTGCGGATGGGTCGCGGCGCGGTGATCCCGCTGGACGCCTCGGAACACGACGAGGTCTGGATCCTGGCCAACAACCATCCCGTCGCGCGCGGCGAGATCGAAATCCGCGACGACCGCATCGCGATCACCGTGACGCGGGCGGCGGATGTCTATGACTTCATGGCGGGAGCCGCCTGA
- the rlmB gene encoding 23S rRNA (guanosine(2251)-2'-O)-methyltransferase RlmB, giving the protein MARNPERNDRKSGKSAPFSGKAPRGGDGPNKAGPGSGSGGGDRGGWNPNPREKTFAESQRAPRPQRAGPDADNFLWGRHPVVAALANPARKGMGRLLATADRAAEIEREGLALHGHKVEVMDAQLLDRMLPAGAVHQGMVFKVAALEGVSLDDIADPAEGIIVMLDQLTDPQNVGAIFRSALAFGARGIVVQDRHSPSLAGALAKASAGATERLPCARVTNLSRALERLADLGWRAVGLDGSSEETLETALDDRPTVLVMGSEGDGIRRLVAEHCDVLAKIPMPGGFESLNVSNAAAVALYEATRKQRG; this is encoded by the coding sequence GTGGCGAGAAATCCAGAACGCAACGACCGGAAATCGGGCAAATCGGCGCCCTTTTCCGGCAAGGCTCCGCGCGGTGGCGACGGTCCGAATAAGGCCGGTCCCGGCTCAGGATCGGGCGGCGGCGACCGCGGTGGGTGGAACCCCAATCCGCGCGAGAAGACCTTTGCCGAAAGCCAGCGCGCACCCCGGCCGCAACGTGCGGGGCCGGACGCCGACAACTTCCTGTGGGGGCGTCACCCGGTGGTGGCCGCCCTGGCCAACCCGGCGCGCAAGGGCATGGGTCGCCTGCTGGCCACGGCCGATCGAGCGGCCGAGATCGAGCGGGAGGGCCTGGCTCTCCACGGCCACAAGGTCGAGGTCATGGACGCCCAGTTGCTGGATCGGATGCTTCCGGCCGGGGCCGTGCATCAGGGCATGGTGTTCAAGGTGGCGGCCCTGGAAGGGGTGTCGCTGGACGACATCGCCGATCCGGCCGAGGGAATCATCGTCATGCTGGACCAGCTGACCGACCCACAGAACGTCGGGGCCATCTTCCGCTCGGCCCTCGCCTTCGGGGCACGCGGCATCGTGGTTCAGGACCGGCACTCGCCTTCCCTGGCCGGAGCCCTGGCCAAGGCCTCGGCGGGGGCGACCGAGCGACTGCCCTGCGCACGGGTGACGAACCTGTCGAGGGCGCTGGAACGGCTGGCCGACCTCGGCTGGCGCGCCGTGGGGCTGGACGGATCATCCGAGGAGACGCTGGAGACGGCGCTGGACGACCGCCCGACCGTACTGGTCATGGGCTCCGAGGGTGACGGCATCCGACGGCTGGTCGCCGAACACTGCGACGTGCTGGCGAAAATCCCCATGCCCGGCGGGTTCGAGAGCCTGAACGTGTCCAATGCGGCGGCCGTCGCCCTGTACGAAGCCACCCGCAAACAGCGCGGCTGA
- a CDS encoding TerC family protein: MEFLSSPELASQLSALGKVLAIDLVLAGDNAVAVGLAAAALPQELRRKAILIGLAAAVVLRIVFALVTVQLLAIIGLLIAGGVLLLWVCWKMWRELQESATHDQAEAQAELELAIAIEHGKGPSPEEMGLKRKTFGAALVQILIADVTMSLDNVLAVAGAAHDHPWIMVFGLVLSIGLMGVAATYIAKLLSRYRWIGYVGLVIVLYVALHMIWDGYRSTVVRALAVQSHNARAPAFLDISAAEVQKSCRPEAGEKLTVCLAQRAIAKP, from the coding sequence ATGGAATTTCTCTCGTCTCCCGAACTCGCCAGCCAGTTGTCGGCTCTCGGCAAGGTGCTCGCCATCGATCTGGTCCTGGCCGGCGACAATGCCGTGGCCGTCGGTCTCGCCGCCGCCGCCCTGCCCCAGGAGCTGCGTCGCAAGGCCATCCTGATCGGCCTGGCCGCCGCCGTCGTGCTGCGGATCGTCTTCGCCCTGGTCACCGTGCAGCTTCTGGCCATCATCGGCCTGCTGATCGCGGGCGGCGTCCTGCTGCTGTGGGTGTGCTGGAAGATGTGGCGCGAGCTGCAGGAATCGGCGACCCACGACCAGGCCGAGGCCCAGGCCGAGCTGGAACTTGCGATCGCCATCGAGCACGGCAAGGGCCCCAGCCCCGAGGAAATGGGCCTGAAGCGCAAGACCTTCGGCGCGGCCCTGGTCCAGATCCTGATCGCCGACGTGACCATGTCGCTGGACAATGTGCTGGCCGTCGCCGGCGCCGCGCACGATCATCCGTGGATCATGGTGTTCGGCCTGGTCCTGTCGATCGGCCTGATGGGCGTCGCGGCGACCTATATCGCCAAGCTGCTGAGCCGCTATCGCTGGATCGGTTACGTCGGTCTGGTCATCGTGCTGTACGTCGCCCTGCACATGATCTGGGACGGCTATCGCTCGACCGTGGTGCGGGCCCTGGCGGTCCAGTCGCACAATGCGAGAGCCCCGGCCTTCCTCGATATTTCGGCCGCAGAGGTCCAGAAATCCTGCCGGCCCGAGGCGGGCGAGAAGCTGACGGTCTGTCTGGCTCAGAGGGCGATCGCCAAGCCGTAA
- a CDS encoding type II toxin-antitoxin system HicB family antitoxin, whose amino-acid sequence MSPLSYPVLVRPLSEDEGGGYLATVPDLPGCMSDGETPEEAIVNVRDAILCWFEMAEEMSRPVPPPSIELKLAS is encoded by the coding sequence ATGTCGCCGTTGTCCTATCCTGTTCTGGTTCGCCCTCTCAGCGAGGACGAAGGCGGCGGCTATCTGGCCACCGTGCCCGACCTGCCCGGCTGCATGAGCGACGGCGAGACGCCGGAAGAGGCGATCGTCAACGTGCGAGACGCTATCCTGTGCTGGTTCGAGATGGCCGAAGAGATGAGCCGGCCCGTCCCGCCACCCTCAATCGAACTCAAACTCGCGTCCTGA
- the metG gene encoding methionine--tRNA ligase — protein MARILITSALPYINGIKHLGNLAGSMLPADVWARFKRGQGHEVLYICATDEHGTPAELAAAASGQDVRTYCDEQHQIQKAAGEAFGLSYDWFGRSSNAPNHRLTQHFAAALEANGLIEERVDQMVYSVDDARFLPDRYVEGTCPHCAYPKARGDQCDNCGRLLDPTDLIDPYSSVSGSRNIEVRDTRHLYLLQTRIEPQIRAWVDGKTGWQPLAKSIAYKHLDEGLIDRGITRDLAWGVPVVGPDGGPRPGMEGKVFYVWFDAPIEYIGATEEWAQANGRTWRDWWRLDEGADDVRYVQFMGKDNVAFHTVSFPATIIGSGEPWKSVDQLKAFNWLNWYGGKFSTSGKRGVFMDQALELLPADYWRWHLTAYGPEGSDAAFTWEQFQSTTNKDLADVLGNFVNRIVKFTESKFGGVVPEGGEPGPVEAKLIADVEAGLAEATAALEAMEFRKACQAIRAVWVLGNEYLQVAAPWTAFKTDPVQAAVGVRMGLNLVALFARLAAPVMPFSAVKIAGSVGATDLSWPAAGEHWTTALAVGQPVQAAEVLFKKIEDVQVVEWTERFGGAETA, from the coding sequence ATGGCCCGCATCCTGATCACCTCGGCCCTGCCGTACATCAACGGCATCAAGCATCTCGGCAATCTGGCCGGGTCGATGCTGCCGGCCGATGTCTGGGCGCGGTTCAAGCGGGGGCAAGGCCATGAGGTGCTGTATATCTGCGCCACCGACGAGCACGGCACCCCGGCCGAACTGGCCGCCGCTGCCTCAGGGCAGGACGTGCGGACCTATTGCGACGAACAGCACCAGATCCAGAAGGCGGCGGGCGAGGCGTTCGGCCTGTCGTATGACTGGTTCGGCCGGTCCTCGAACGCGCCCAACCACCGCCTGACCCAGCATTTCGCGGCGGCGCTGGAGGCGAACGGGCTGATCGAGGAGCGGGTGGACCAGATGGTCTATTCGGTCGACGACGCGCGGTTCCTGCCCGACCGCTATGTCGAGGGCACCTGTCCGCACTGCGCCTATCCCAAGGCGCGCGGGGACCAGTGCGACAACTGCGGGCGGTTGCTGGACCCGACCGACCTGATCGATCCGTATTCGTCGGTCTCCGGCAGCCGGAACATCGAGGTCCGCGACACCCGCCACCTGTATCTGTTGCAGACCAGGATCGAGCCCCAGATCCGGGCCTGGGTCGACGGCAAGACCGGCTGGCAGCCGCTGGCCAAATCCATCGCCTACAAGCATCTGGACGAGGGCCTGATCGACCGTGGCATCACCCGCGACCTGGCCTGGGGCGTGCCGGTGGTGGGCCCAGACGGCGGGCCGCGACCGGGCATGGAGGGCAAGGTCTTCTACGTCTGGTTCGACGCCCCCATCGAATACATCGGCGCGACCGAGGAGTGGGCGCAGGCCAATGGCCGGACCTGGCGCGACTGGTGGCGGCTGGATGAGGGCGCCGACGACGTCCGCTACGTCCAGTTCATGGGCAAGGACAACGTCGCCTTCCACACCGTCAGCTTCCCCGCGACCATCATCGGCTCGGGCGAGCCGTGGAAGTCCGTGGATCAGCTGAAGGCCTTCAACTGGCTGAACTGGTACGGCGGCAAATTCTCGACCTCGGGCAAGCGCGGAGTCTTCATGGATCAGGCGCTGGAGCTGTTGCCCGCCGACTACTGGCGCTGGCACCTGACGGCCTATGGGCCCGAGGGGTCGGACGCGGCCTTCACCTGGGAACAGTTCCAGTCGACGACGAACAAGGATCTGGCCGACGTCCTGGGCAATTTCGTCAACCGGATCGTCAAGTTCACGGAGTCCAAGTTCGGCGGCGTCGTGCCGGAGGGTGGCGAACCCGGCCCGGTGGAGGCGAAACTGATCGCCGACGTCGAGGCGGGGCTGGCCGAGGCCACTGCCGCGCTCGAGGCCATGGAATTCAGGAAGGCCTGTCAGGCGATCCGCGCCGTCTGGGTGCTCGGCAACGAATACCTTCAGGTCGCCGCGCCCTGGACCGCGTTCAAGACCGATCCGGTCCAGGCGGCGGTCGGGGTGCGGATGGGGCTGAACCTCGTCGCCCTTTTCGCCCGGCTGGCCGCGCCGGTCATGCCGTTCTCGGCGGTGAAGATCGCGGGGTCCGTCGGCGCGACGGACCTGTCATGGCCCGCAGCCGGCGAGCACTGGACGACGGCGCTCGCAGTGGGTCAGCCGGTCCAGGCCGCCGAGGTGCTGTTCAAGAAGATCGAGGACGTTCAGGTCGTCGAATGGACCGAACGGTTCGGTGGGGCGGAGACGGCTTAG
- a CDS encoding murein L,D-transpeptidase catalytic domain-containing protein translates to MLAGCATNQAVQAPVQLAQAVPVPAPVAPPAPRIVYERAAPPPLDPYRRVRPELMQRAMQALDVHHRRIPLRDRMYLVDFQKFSGEERFYEVDLYSGQVTAFRTCHGRGSDPEHSGYARTFSNTPESFMSSVGAYSTAGAGWGSQQGPNVLLDGLEYSNNMARERAIIIHGADYADPDWLAREGKLGRSYGCFSVAHTDLPALRERMGEGRLLFAQA, encoded by the coding sequence ATGCTCGCCGGCTGTGCCACCAATCAAGCCGTTCAGGCTCCGGTTCAACTCGCCCAGGCCGTTCCGGTTCCCGCGCCCGTCGCCCCGCCCGCGCCGCGCATCGTCTATGAGCGCGCCGCGCCGCCGCCGCTTGATCCCTATCGCCGCGTCCGCCCCGAGCTGATGCAGCGCGCCATGCAGGCGCTGGACGTGCATCACCGCCGCATTCCACTGCGTGACCGGATGTATCTGGTCGATTTCCAGAAGTTCTCGGGCGAAGAGCGGTTCTACGAGGTCGATCTTTATTCGGGCCAGGTCACGGCCTTCCGCACCTGCCACGGCCGGGGTTCGGACCCCGAGCATTCGGGATATGCCCGGACCTTCTCCAACACCCCCGAAAGCTTCATGTCCTCGGTCGGCGCCTATTCGACCGCCGGGGCGGGCTGGGGCTCGCAGCAGGGCCCCAATGTCCTGCTGGACGGGCTGGAATACTCGAACAACATGGCCCGCGAGCGCGCCATCATCATCCACGGCGCCGACTACGCCGACCCCGACTGGCTGGCCCGCGAAGGCAAGCTGGGGCGGAGCTACGGCTGTTTCTCGGTGGCCCACACCGACCTGCCTGCCCTGCGCGAGCGGATGGGCGAGGGGCGGCTGCTGTTCGCGCAGGCTTAA